In the Bacillus sp. HSf4 genome, ATGCTTGCGCTCGCGAACGCTTTGCCCGGGCCGATCGCCACGAAAATTGCCGCATACGTCGGCTACAGTGTACTCGGATGGCCGGGCGTCATCATCGCTCTCGCCGCCACTGTTTTGCCCTCGGCGATTGCGCTCATTTTGCTGCTGAAGTTGATCCGCCGCTTTCGCCAGTCGCCTGTTATCAAAGGCATGACATTGTCCGTTCAGCCGGTCATTGCCGTGATGATGCTTTTGTTGACATGGGAAATCGGCGGGAACGCAGTTCAATCGATCGGTTGGATCCAATCGCTGGTGATTGCATTGCTATCATGGGCGGCATTGACGAAATTCCGCATCCACCCCGCATTTCTCATTGTTGCGGCATTCGCTTACGGCGGTCTTGTCATGCCGTTGTTTTGAGCAAAATGCTGCTAAATATGGATGGGGACAACCTGCCGCCTGCCGATCGAATGGTATTCAACGCCCGCTTCAGCCGCTTCCCATAGCGGATAGCAATTTCGTCCGTCAAAAATAACCGGTTCATCCATCAGCGTTTTATAAGAAGCTAAAGGGAAGGATTTAATGATCTCCCAGTCTGTCAAAATCATCACCGCGTCCGCTCCTTTAACCGCGTCTTCAATCGTCTCCGCATATCGCACAGAGCCGGGCAGCATCTGTTTTGCGTGTTTTACCGCAACGGGGTCAAACGCTTTAACCGATGCGCCCATTTCAACCAGCTTTTCGGCGATGATGATGGAAGGCGCCTCCCTCATATCGTCTGTATTCGGTTTAAAGGAAAGGCCCAGCAGGGCAACCCTTTTGCCCTTTAATTCGCCGAAACGCCTGACGGCTTTTTCAAGCAAAAGGGTTTGCTGCACATTATTCACTTTAATGACCGATTTCAAAAGCTCAAAATCATGCTCGACATGGCCGGCAATCTGGACGAGCGCGTTTGTATCCTTCGGAAAACACGAGCCTCCGTATCCGATGCCGGCTTTTAAAAACTGATGGCCGATCCTTTTATCCCGTCCCATTCCATAGGCGACGGCTTCAATATCAGCTCCGAGCTTCTCACAAATATTCGATATTTCATTAATAAAACTGATTTTTGTAGCAAGAAATGCATTGGAGGCATACTTGATCATTTCTGCGCTTCTGATATCCGTTTTAAAAACAGGAATGCGCAATGGCTTAAAAATCTGTTCAAGCAGGTCAGCCGTTTGTTCGTCCTCCGCGCCGATCACAATTCTGTCGCCGTGGAACGCATCATAGACGGCAGACCCTTCCCGCAAAAATTCGGGATTGGACGCCATCGTGAGGCGAACCCCTTCCCTTAAATGCCGCTTGATGATCGCCGAAATCAACTCGCTTGTTCCGACGGGTACCGTGCTTTTCGTCACCACAAGGCAA is a window encoding:
- a CDS encoding UDP-glucose/GDP-mannose dehydrogenase family protein — protein: MHISIVGTGYVGLVTGVCLAEIGHHVTCIDIDEKKIASLRNGVSPIYEPGLEEMIDKNMARARLAFETSFEKGLSKAEVIFIAVGTPQKENGQSDLRYIEAAAEMIGRHVKRDCLVVTKSTVPVGTSELISAIIKRHLREGVRLTMASNPEFLREGSAVYDAFHGDRIVIGAEDEQTADLLEQIFKPLRIPVFKTDIRSAEMIKYASNAFLATKISFINEISNICEKLGADIEAVAYGMGRDKRIGHQFLKAGIGYGGSCFPKDTNALVQIAGHVEHDFELLKSVIKVNNVQQTLLLEKAVRRFGELKGKRVALLGLSFKPNTDDMREAPSIIIAEKLVEMGASVKAFDPVAVKHAKQMLPGSVRYAETIEDAVKGADAVMILTDWEIIKSFPLASYKTLMDEPVIFDGRNCYPLWEAAEAGVEYHSIGRRQVVPIHI
- a CDS encoding chromate transporter; its protein translation is MIFFYLFWAFFIANLLGYGGGPASIPLNFEEVVQHFHWLSKDEFSNMLALANALPGPIATKIAAYVGYSVLGWPGVIIALAATVLPSAIALILLLKLIRRFRQSPVIKGMTLSVQPVIAVMMLLLTWEIGGNAVQSIGWIQSLVIALLSWAALTKFRIHPAFLIVAAFAYGGLVMPLF